In Corylus avellana chromosome ca2, CavTom2PMs-1.0, the following proteins share a genomic window:
- the LOC132169875 gene encoding uncharacterized protein LOC132169875, which translates to MGFADQWVNLIMMCVRTVKYAVLVNGNPVGSISPSRGIRQGDPISPYLFLICAEVLNSLLIQADRDGTMEGVPTSRRGPRLNHLFFADDSLLFCRASLEHWKRLSDILQIYESASGQRLNRSKTAIFFSRNTSREINEQILVVSGLPSSQRHDTYLGLPALIGKSRIGAFRNIKERVWRRRLQDWKLKFLSQAGKEILLKAVIQAIPTYSMGVFLLPKALCSEINSLMLKFWWGHHAKDSGIPWMSWSQMGFPKRKGGRLGNKPSYAWRSISKARELVSEGLLWRIGNGESTPIWGAKWISCPSTYCVQSPQRVLAENAVVRDLIDQDSLWWNQSLLEEIFTRDEIQAIISIPISATNQPDTQMWRGTPQGIFLVRSAYHLAKEMESRGQAESSKREAESDIWAGIWKSVLPNAVKNFMWRACQNILPTKENLCRRKISKDPWCPICNLEVETTTHILWSCNSAQDAWGVSDRIFQKKCSVEGEFRDLAEYFLQSKVDNAFETFALIARNSWFRHNEWIHEGLFTHPTDLASRASRSLQEFKEANVKDGCGVLRGQEQGLKWEKPIEGFYKANCDASVDRINGRLGLGVIIRDHMGTVIAARSITKRGFLDPTSAEILAMHQGAMLCKELGLQKVRMEGDAQVVVTAFQNEDKLDCRWGHLIADVRSTLQYAQSWSVSHLRRQRNEAAHSLAKTATHDVIDRTWTMSIPECICNIVLTELSL; encoded by the exons ATGGGGTTTGCGGATCAATGGGTGAATCTCATCATGATGTGTGTGCGTACGGTGAAGTATGCGGTGCTTGTAAATGGGAACCCGGTGGGTAGTATTTCCCCCTCAAGGGGGATCCGTCAAGGGGACCCAATATCGCCTTATCTATTTTTGATCTGTGCGGAGGTTCTCAATTCTCTATTGATACAGGCAGATCGGGATGGTACTATGGAAGGAGTCCCCACTTCAAGGAGGGGACCTCGATTAAATCACCTATTTTTCGCAGATGACAGTTTACTTTTTTGCAGGGCTAGTTTAGAGCATTGGAAAAGGCTATCTGATATATTGCAAATTTATGAGTCAGCCTCAGGCCAACGCCTCAACCGTTCCAAAACGGCCATATTCTTCAGCCGCAACACATCTAGAGAAATAAATGAGCAAATCTTGGTGGTTTCGGGACTACCCTCTTCACAGCGACATGACACTTATCTTGGATTGCCCGCTCTCATCGGAAAATCCCGGATTGGCGCTTTTCGAAATATAAAGGAGAGGGTATGGAGAAGAAGGCTTCAAGATTGGAAATTAAAGTTTCTTTCCCAAGCAGGAAAAGAGATACTGTTGAAGGCTGTCATCCAGGCAATACCGACCTATAGTATGGGAGTCTTTCTTCTTCCCAAAGCACTTTGCTCAGAGATTAATTCTTTAATGCTtaaattttggtggggccacCACGCCAAGGATTCCGGGATTCCTTGGATGAGCTGGAGTCAGATGGGTTTTCCGAAGAGAAAGGGAG GCAGATTGGGAAATAAACCATCCTACGCTTGGCGAAGCATATCCAAAGCTAGAGAGTTGGTGTCGGAGGGACTGTTGTGGAGAATTGGTAATGGAGAAAGTACTCCCATTTGGGGGGCAAAGTGGATTTCCTGTCCGTCCACTTATTGTGTGCAATCTCCCCAAAGGGTTTTGGCAGAAAATGCTGTGGTTAGAGATCTTATTGACCAAGACTCTTTGTGGTGGAATCAATCTCTTTTAGAGGAAATATTTACGAGGGATGAAATTCAGGCCATCATTTCAATCCCTATTAGTGCAACCAATCAGCCGGATACTCAGATGTGGAGGGGAACCCCGCAAGGAATCTTTTTGGTTCGCAGCGCTTATCATTTGGCTAAAGAAATGGAGTCTCGTGGCCAAGCTGAAAGTTCTAAAAGGGAAGCAGAAAGTGATATTTGGGCAGGGATATGGAAGTCAGTACTTCCTAATGCAGTGAAGAATTTTATGTGGAGGGCCTGCCAAAATATACTACCCACAAAGGAAAATTTATGTAGGAGAAAGATATCGAAAGATCCTTGGTGTCCTATTTGCAACTTAGAAGTGGAGACCACAACCCACATTCTGTGGAGCTGCAATTCTGCCCAAGATGCCTGGGGAGTCAGTGATCGTATATTCCAGAAGAAATGCAGTGTGGAAGGAGAATTCCGTGATTTGGCCGAATACTTCTTGCAAAGTAAGGTAGACAATGCATTTGAAACTTTTGCACTGATAGCCAGGAATAGCTGGTTTAGGCATAATGAATGGATTCACGAGGGCCTCTTCACCCACCCAACTGATCTTGCAAGCCGCGCATCACGTTCCCTGCAGGAGTTCAAAGAGGCGAACGTTAAAGATGGCTGTGGTGTATTGCGTGGTCAAGAACAAGGTCTGAAATGGGAAAAACCGATTGAGGGCTTTTACAAAGCCAATTGCGATGCTTCAGTGGACAGAATAAATGGGAGATTGGGTTTGGGTGTCATTATCAGAGATCACATGGGGACTGTAATAGCTGCACGGAGTATTACAAAAAGGGGATTTTTGGATCCCACATCAGCTGAAATTTTAGCCATGCATCAAGGAGCAATGCTGTGCAAGGAGTTGGGCTTACAAAAAGTTAGAATGGAAGGAGATGCCCAAGTGGTTGTTACTGCTTTTCAAAATGAAGACAAGTTGGACTGTAGATGGGGTCACCTTATTGCAGATGTGCGTTCTACACTCCAATATGCTCAGAGTTGGAGTGTCAGCCATTTACGTAGGCAACGAAACGAAGCGGCACACAGTCTAGCTAAAACAGCTACCCACGATGTTATAGATAGAACATGGACGATGTCCATTCCAGAGTGTATTTGTAACATTGTTTTGACAGAGCTTAGCCTCTAG